The following coding sequences are from one Peromyscus eremicus chromosome X, PerEre_H2_v1, whole genome shotgun sequence window:
- the LOC131899581 gene encoding melanoma-associated antigen B3-like: MPRGQKSKLNARRRRRRARNDAQASEGAQKAVEATEESSPESCGASEMPEKQSVSSITTGVLSFSISDESSIDDLDDEENLLGNYHSISLHQDILARKVSVLSQILLDNYKIRKLTTMEDMMQVIDKEEINAFPEILRKAAERLADVFAVELREVESSRQVYDLISKLKLPNNGRVRPGQGLPKTGFVMTVLGMIFMNGNCAREEDIWRMLRSMEVYPGKKHRIFGEPRKLMTQYLVKLNYLEYRQVAGSDPPRYVFLWGPKAYAETNKITVLKFVAKIFKISPSHFSDLYEEALKEDKEKDQGNREIIPDTPAKAFFQGDMATVFSPAQVWRYFIFHKENIAA, translated from the coding sequence ATGCCTCGAGGTCAGAAGAGTAAACTAAATGCCCGTAGGAGACGACGCAGAGCTCGAAATGATGCTCAGGCTTCTGAAGGTGCACAGAAAGCAGTCGAGGCAACAGAAGAGTCCTCTCCTGAATCATGTGGTGCCTCTGAGATGCCAGAGAAACAATCAGTTTCCAGCATAACTACTGGTGTCCTTTCTTTCAGTATATCAGATGAAAGTTCCATTGATGATCTAGATGATGAAGAAAACCTTTTGGGGAATTACCATTCCATTAGTCTCCACCAAGATATTCTAGCCAGAAAGGTTTCTGTGCTGTCGCAGATTCTCCTTGACAACTACAAAATAAGGAAGCTTACTACAATGGAAGATATGATGCAGGTTATTGATAAGGAAGAAATCAACGCCTTCCCTGAGATCCTCAGGAAAGCTGCTGAGAGACTTGCAGATGTCTTTGCAGTTGAACTGAGGGAAGTTGAATCAAGCAGGCAAGTATATGATCTTATCAGCAAGCTGAAACTCCCCAACAATGGGAGGGTTCGTCCTGGCCAGGGCTTACCCAAAACCGGTTTCGTGATGACTGTCCTAGGCATGATCTTCATGAATGGCAACTGTGCCCGTGAAGAAGATATTTGGAGAATGCTGAGATCGATGGAAGTGTATCCTGGGAAGAAGCACCGCATCTTTGGTGAGCCCCGGAAGCTCATGACCCAGTATTTGGTGAAGCTGAACTACCTGGAGTACAGGCAGGTGGCCGGCAGTGATCCTCCACGCTATGTGTTTTTGTGGGGTCCCAAAGCATATGCAGAAACCAACAAGATAACTGTCCTCAAGTTTGTCGCCAAGATCTTTAAAATCTCCCCTAGTCACTTCTCAGATCTTTATGAAGAGGCTTTAAAAGAGGATAAAGAGAAGGATCAAGGCAACCGTGAAATCATCCCTGACACTCCTGCCAAAGCTTTTTTCCAAGGTGATATGGCCACAGTTTTCTCCCCTGCCCAAGTctggagatattttattttccataaagaaaatatAGCAGCATAA